The DNA sequence CCGATCGAGGATCTGACGAATCTACGCACGGTCTGCTCCTTTCTAGGGAAGTGTCCACTTCTGGTTGGCGCCGGTGCCACAGGTCCACAGATGCACCGGGGTGCTGTCGGCGGAGTTGTTGCCGGAGACGTCCAGGCACTTGCCCGACACCGGGTTCAGCAGCGTCCCGTCGGCCTGCGGCGACCACGCCTGGGCGCCGGTCCCGTTGCAGGTCCACACCTGGATCTTCGTACCGTTCGCCGTACCCGCACCCGACACGTCGAGGCACTTACCCAGTGCCCGCATCGTCTGGCCGTTACGCGTCCAGGTCTGGGCCGCCGTGCCGTTGCAGGTGTAGATCTGCACCTGCGTGCCGTCGGCCGTCGCACCACTTCGTACGTCGAGGCACTTGCCGGCCAGGCCGACCACCGGCCCGGTGCCGCCGGACGTCGTACCGGTGACGAAGGTGAAGGCGTCGACGTCGAACAGCGCGCCGCTGCCACCTGCGAAGGTCAGGTGGAGCGTGGTGGTGCCGGCCGGCGGGTTGGCGATCGTGCCGGTGACCTCGGTGAACGTGTCCCAGGAGCCGGTCACAGGGACGGTCGCCGTGCCGAGCACGGTGCCGGTCGGCGAGCCGGCCCGGACCGAGATCGTGCCGCCGACGCCGGCCGACGAGACCCGGGCGGTGAACGAGGTGGCGTTGGAGAGGTTGTACGGCTCGAACGCGATCCAGTCGCCGTTGTGGATGTCACCGACGGTCCGGCCGCCCTCGGCCGTGGCCTTGGCGAAGGTGTTCACCCCGGAGCTGGTCTTGTGGTGCTCGGCCTGCCGGTGTCGGGGCTGGAGGATGTGCTGGGTGTGCGTGGTGAGCCCGCCGGCGTCGGTGTATTCGGCGTCGAACACGGCGAAGATGTTCGCCGCGTCGTCGTGCTCGCCGTCGTTGGGCACGGTCAGCGAGCCGGAGCAGCCGTTCGTCGAGGTGATCTGGTGACCGTGGCTGTCGTGGCCCAACACGTACGTCATCTTGACCTTGGAGCAGTCGATCGCGCCGTCCTCCGGGTCGGCGACGGTGATCGAGAACGGCACGGTGTCGCCGAACGAGAAGAGCTGCCCGCTCCGCGGCGAGTTGATCGTCACCGTCGGCGCGGTGTTGCCGACGCTGACCGTCACGCTCGCCGTACCGGTCGCGCCCTGCGGGTCGCGTACGGTCAGCGTCGCGGTGTACGTCCCCCGGGCGGCGTACGTCTTCGTCGGGTTCGCCGCCGTCGACGTGGATCCGTCGCCGAAGCCCCACGCGTACGTCAACGCACCGCCCTCCGGGTCGGCGGAGCCGGCCGAGGAGAAGCTGACGGTCAGCGGGGCGGGGCCGGACAGCGGGGTGGCGGTGGCGACGGCGGTCGGCGCCCGGTTGCCGCCGCCGAGGTGGTCGAAGCGGTAGAGGGCGGAGTTCTCGTCGCCGTTGAAGTAGCCGGTGCCGTAGTCGAGCACGTACAGCGCGCCGTCGGGACCGAAGGCGGAGTCCATCACCTGCTTGCCGACCCAGGGGAAGGAGTCGATGGTGCCGGGGCTGCCGTCGGCGTTCAGGTGGATCGGTTTGATCCAGCCGCGGCCGAGTTCGGTGGCGAAGAACTGTCCGTCGAACGACTGCGGGAACTTGGTGGTCGAGGGGTTGGCGGCGTCGTATCGGTAGACCGGGCCGGCCATCGGCGATTCCGACCCGCCGCCGAACGCGGGCGGGGTGCCGGCGTCGCCGCCGTACCGGATCCAGGCCGCGCGGGCCGGTGGCAGGGTGGTCAGGCCGGTGTTGCGGAACGAGTTGTTGGTCGGCCCGCCGGCGCAGTCGTACTTCGGCCCGCTGGCGCCGGTGGCGAAGTCCCACTCGTTGTAGGTCTCGGTGGCGGTGTTGGTGCCGGTGCAGTACGGCCAGCCGTAGTTGCCGGGCGAGGTGATCCGGTTGAACTCCACCTGACCGGACGGGCCCCGGTTGGGGTTGGTGGAGCCGGCGTCGGGGCCGTAGTCGCCGACGTAGACGTGGCCGGTGGCCCGGTCGACGCTCATCCGGAACGGGTTGCGGAAGCCCATCGCGTAGATCTCCGGCCGGGTCCGCGCGGTGCCGGGGGCGAAGAGGTTGCCGGCCGGGATCGAGTACGTCCCGTTCGCGTTGACCCTGATCCGCAGGATCTTGCCGCGCAGGTCGTTGGTGTTGGCCGAGGTGCGCTGGGCGTCGTACCCGGGGTTGCGGTTGGTCCGCTCGTCGATCGGGGCGTAGCCGGCGGAGTCGAACGGGTTGGTGTCGTCCCCGGTCGACAGGTAGAGGTTGCCGGCGGCGTCGAAGTCGATGTCGCCGCCGACGTGGCAGCACAGCCCGCGGTCGGCGGGCACGTCGAGGACGGTGACCTGGCTGCCGGTGTTGAGGGTGAAGTCGGCGTTGAGGGTGAACCGGGCCAACCGGTTGACGCCCTGCCAGGCGGAGAAGTCGGTGCCGGTGATCGGGGCGTCGCCGCCCGGGGTGGACAGCGGGGGCGCGTAGTAGAGGAAGACGTGCCGGTTGGCGGCGAAGTTCGGGTCGACGCCGATGCCCTGCAACCCCTCCTCGTCGTGGGTGTAGACCGGGATCGTGCCGATGACCGTGGTGGTGCCGGCCGCGTCGGTGCGGCGCACCGTGCCGTTGCGGGCGGTGTGCAGGACGGACCGGTCCGGCAGGACCGCCAGGGACATCGGCTCGCCGACCTCGGCCACACCTCTGGCGAGGGTCACCTGCTGGAAGTCGGTGGCGTTGATCGGGTGGGCTCCGGCCGGTGGGCCGGCCGCCTGCACCAGGACGGTGGCGGCGGCGAGCACGAGTGCGGCGCCGGTCGCCCGTCCACGGGAAATGGACATGGCGGTGCATCCCTTCCTGACTGGGGATGGCTCGGGCCGGGCGCGCGCCGCCGCGCCGGGACCGTGACGATCGGGCGTCGCCGGGGTGTGCCATGACCACCGCGACGCCGTATGTTGCGAACAGATTAATCAGCGCACGTGGATACGTCTACATCTTTCGATGATTTGACGACGCCTTTCGCTCGTTCCAGCGAAAGTTCGCCGCCCGGTCGGCGCTCAGTAACCCCACTCGGCGAGCGGCTTCTCCAGCACCCGCTCGACCGCCGCGACCTGCTCCGGGGTCAGTTCGTCGCGGTACGCGGCCTCCCGGCCGACGTGGAACTCGTAGCGCCGGAAGCCCCGGTCGAACTCCGGCGACCAGTCCAGCCCGAGGAAGTCCAGGGTCCGGGCCACCTGCCCGCGCGGGTCGGCGATCAGGTCCTCGTAGCGGACGTCGAGCCATAGCCCCGCCGGATGCGCCGCGCGCGCCTCGCCGAACGACGCCATCAGCATCTTCCAGCCCAGCGCGGCCAGCACCGGGAACGACCGCCCGGACTCCTCCCACTCCTCGCGCAGGTCGCCGGGGAGCGGGCCGTAGATCCAGTTGTCCGGCCCACGCCAGCCGTCCCACCAGCCCATCTGCAACCACGAGTTGGCCACCGCCCGCCCGTCGCGGACCACGTTGACCACCCGCAGGTCCGGGTACGCCGCGTGCAGGAACCCGGTCCGCGGCCAGCCGGTGACGTGCTGGAGCAGCACCGCGCAGCCCTGCCGCTCGATCCGGGAGTCGAAGAACGTCCGCAGCCGCCGGGCCACGAACGGGGTCAGGTCGCCGGCGACCAGGTCCCGGCACGGCCGGGAGAACCCGGCCAGCACCTGCCGGTCAAGCAACTGGTACGCCTCGGACGGGGCGACCCGCAGCCGGCCGCGCTCCAGCAGCCGCCGGCTGTGCCGGAGCGAGGTCATCCCGGCCGGACGCGGCACCGAGCCCCGGTAGAGCCGACCGTTGAACCGGCCACGCAGGTTGAGCCGGGACAGCTTGTCGTCCAGACCGGAGACGAAGCCGACGCCCGGGTGCCGGGCGATCAGTTCCTGCACCAGCGTCGAACCGCACCGGCCGGTGCCGGCCACCACTGACAGCACGTGTCAGCCCTCCCCGTCGTCGGACCGGCGCCCGCCGGCAACATCGGCCGGCCGGCCCGGACGGTCGTCGGTTCCCGGCCGGCCCGGGCGGTCGTCGGGTGGCCGGCCCGGGCGGCGCAACGGATAGCCGAACCGGCGCAGCAGCGGTGCGGTCACCGTACTGGCGATCAGGTATCCGCCCCGGGACAGCCCGGTGATCCACTCGCTGTCGTCGGTGACCGGCACCGGACCGGTGCGGTGCCGCGACGGGTTGCCGGCGACCGAGTGGGTGGCGTCGAGGCGTACCTCGTGCGGGCCGGTGAACGGCAGCCGGTCGGCATCCAGGCCGGCGAAGGCGGCGATGCGGGCCGTGGTGCCGGCCGGGTCGGCGACGAAGTCCTCGTAGCGGACGCGCAGATAGCGGTCCGGCGCCCGGCGCCCCCACAGTCGCAGCGTGGCGGCGTTCCACACCAGCCAGAGCAGCGCCGCCTTCCACACCGGCGGGCGGCTCATCAGCCGGTCCCCGGGCGCCCCGTCCAGGCTCCGGCGCCGACGCCACGAGAACGCGGTCGCCCGCGGGTCGCGTACGACGTGCAGGATCCGCAGGTCGATGCCGGGCAGGCCGTCGAGCAGTGCCCCGTACGGCGGCAGTTTCGACGAGTCGACGATCACCGGCCCACCCGGTCCGCCGGGGCCGAGCGCCCCGGCGAGCGCGGTGTAGAGCGCGGCGAGCACCGCGTCGTCGGGATGCGCCGGTACGGCGGTCCGGCCCGCGCGGTGCCGGCGCAGCAGGCCCGGCAGCCCGCGCATCCGCAGCCGGGCACGTAGTCCGGCGGCGATCCGGCCGGCGTCGACGGGCGGCGGCAGCGCACCGACCACCTTCGTCCACAACGGACAGTTACCGAACGGCAGCCCGCAGCCGCACGGCCGGTCGTCGAGCACCCCGCGCTGCCAGAGGTAGCGCAGCTCGCCGGCGGCGAAACAGCCGTCGAGCTGGCCGAGCACCGTGGTGACCAGGGTGCTGCCGCTGCGGCCGCTGCCGGCGAGGTAGAGCACCCGGACCCGGCTCACCGGCCACCTCCGCCGGCCGGGGCGGCGGTCGCGGCGCCGGCGCCGGCCGTGCCCCCGGCCGCGGCCTCGGCGTAGACCTCCCGCAGCCGGCGCAGGTGCAGCGCCGGCGGGAAGTCGCGTTCGATCCGGCGCCGGCCGGCCGCTCCCATCGCCAGCGCCCGGTCGGGGTCGGCGAGGACCGACGTCAGGGCGGCGGCCAGGGCCGCCGGATCGCCGGCCGGCACGATCTCGCCGTCGACGCCGGGCTCGACCAGCTCGGGCAGCCCGCCGAGGTCGGTGCCGACGACCGGTACGCCACAGGCGAACGCCTCCAGCACCGCCAGCGGCTGGTTCTCGTGCCAGCGCGACGGCACCGCGACCACCCCGGCGGCCCGGACCAGCGCGTGCAGCCGGGCCTTGTCGAGCCGGCCGTGGAACCTGACCCGGCCGGGCGCGACCCGCGCGGCCGACGCCTCCAGAGCCGGCCGGGCCGGGCCGTCGCCGGCGACGTCGACCGGGACGCCGGGCGGCAGCGCGGCGGCGGCCTCGACCAGGGTGTCGACGCCCTTCTCGGCGGAGAGCCGGCCGGCGTAGACGACTCCCCCGCCCGGCGTCGCCTTGGCCGGCAGGCCGGTCAGGTCGACGAAGTGGTTGACCACCCGCAGCCGGTCCGGGTACACCCCGGCCCGGCGCATCACGTCGGCGAGGAACCGGCTCGGGCTGACGAAGACCGCGACCGGGTCGTACGCCCGCAGCCGGCGGTGCAGCCACGACTCGACGGCGAGCAGCCCGCTCGCGGCCAGCGAGCCGTCCTTGCAGCGTCGGCGGGCGGCGGTCAGCGGACCGCCGGTGACGCAGGCGTCGCAGATCCCGGCCCCGTCCAGCAGCTGGTAGCTGGGGCAGGCGAGCTTGTAGTCGTGCATGGTCAGCACGCACGGTACGCCCGCCGACCGGGCCGCGGCGAGCACCGACGGGGAGAGCTGGTGGTAGATGTTGTGCAGGTGCACGACGTCCGGCCGGAAGTCGTCGATGACCCGGGCCAGCCCGCGCCGGCTGGCCGGCGACCACACCATCCGGGCCGCGGCGGCCGTCCGCGGACGCAGCCCGCGCGGCGCCGGATCCAGTTCCAGGTACGGCGGGAAGTGCCGCTCGTACGGCAGGCCCGGCTCGTTGTCGGGGTGCCGCATGCCGAAGTACGCGATCTCGTCGCCGGCCCCGCGCTGAAGCTCGGCGAGGTCGAGCAGGTAGCCCTCGGCGCCGCCGCGGCGGTAGAGGAACTTGTTGACGTGGAGGACGCGCATTGACCTGCTCAGCTCGACCGGCGGACGGGACCGTCCGGCGCGTTGACGCCGGTCCGGGCGCCGACTTGGAGCCTCACGCTATTCAGGGCCGCCCGGTCCGTCCAGTTCATGATCTTCAACTGACTGAACGGATGATCCCTGAATGCCCGTTAGTTCCGTGGCCTGGCCTGTGGCCGGATCGTGTGTATAGCCTGGCACCGCCCGACCTCGCCCGGACCGGCTGTCGAGGCTGGTGGCACCGGCGGCGGAGGCGACCGACGGACGGCGGAGAGGGCATACCGACGGCCGGTGGCATCCGGCGGCGGAGGAGGAACGGTGGCCGACGACGAACCCTCGGCGCTGACGTACACGGCGCGGCGGATCGCCCGGCACGTCCGCTGGGCCCGGACCGAGGGCATCGGCCGGCTCATCGAGGAGGACCGGCTCAACCCGGTCGAGCGGCTGCGCACCGGCCTGGGCAAGGCCCGCTGGCGGCTGCGGCACAGGGTGGTGCCCGGCGCGGCGGTGCCGGTCTACCTCGTCGGCCTGCAGCGTTCCGGCACCAACATGCTGGTCCGCGGCCTGGACAACGCACCCGAGTTCGAGGTCCGCAACGAGAACGACCGGCAGGTCTTCCACCGCTTCCAGTTGCGCTCCGACGAGGTGCTCAGCGCCGTGGTCCGCCGCAGCCGGCACGCGTACGTGCTGGTCAAGCCGTTGTGCGAGACGCACCGGGTCGACGAGTTGCTGGCCCTGCCGGGACTCGCACCGGGGCGGGCACTGTGGATGTGGCGCGACGTCGACGACCGGGCCCGCTCCGAGGTCGCCAAGTTCGGCGACGCCAACCTGCGGGCGCTGCGGGCCATCGCCGACGGCACGATCGGCGGGCGCTGGCAGGGACAGCGGCTGGACGCGGCGACGTACGAGCTGATCCACGGCTTCGACCACGCGCGGATGGACCCGCACACCGCCGCCGCACTGTTCTGGTACGTCCGCAACGACCTGTTCTTCCGGCTCGGCCTGCACACCCGCGCCGACGTCCTGCTGTGCGGCTACGACGCGCTGGTGACCGACCCGGCCGGTCAGGTGGGCCGGATGTGCGACTTCCTCGACTTCCCGTACCGGCCGGCGCTGTCCGCCCACGTCGAGCGGCGGACCCCGCGCCGCGACCGGCTACCGATCGACCCCCGGGTGCGCGACCTGTGCGACCGGCTGACCGAACGCCTGGTCGCGGCCGG is a window from the Polymorphospora rubra genome containing:
- a CDS encoding PQQ-dependent sugar dehydrogenase yields the protein MSISRGRATGAALVLAAATVLVQAAGPPAGAHPINATDFQQVTLARGVAEVGEPMSLAVLPDRSVLHTARNGTVRRTDAAGTTTVIGTIPVYTHDEEGLQGIGVDPNFAANRHVFLYYAPPLSTPGGDAPITGTDFSAWQGVNRLARFTLNADFTLNTGSQVTVLDVPADRGLCCHVGGDIDFDAAGNLYLSTGDDTNPFDSAGYAPIDERTNRNPGYDAQRTSANTNDLRGKILRIRVNANGTYSIPAGNLFAPGTARTRPEIYAMGFRNPFRMSVDRATGHVYVGDYGPDAGSTNPNRGPSGQVEFNRITSPGNYGWPYCTGTNTATETYNEWDFATGASGPKYDCAGGPTNNSFRNTGLTTLPPARAAWIRYGGDAGTPPAFGGGSESPMAGPVYRYDAANPSTTKFPQSFDGQFFATELGRGWIKPIHLNADGSPGTIDSFPWVGKQVMDSAFGPDGALYVLDYGTGYFNGDENSALYRFDHLGGGNRAPTAVATATPLSGPAPLTVSFSSAGSADPEGGALTYAWGFGDGSTSTAANPTKTYAARGTYTATLTVRDPQGATGTASVTVSVGNTAPTVTINSPRSGQLFSFGDTVPFSITVADPEDGAIDCSKVKMTYVLGHDSHGHQITSTNGCSGSLTVPNDGEHDDAANIFAVFDAEYTDAGGLTTHTQHILQPRHRQAEHHKTSSGVNTFAKATAEGGRTVGDIHNGDWIAFEPYNLSNATSFTARVSSAGVGGTISVRAGSPTGTVLGTATVPVTGSWDTFTEVTGTIANPPAGTTTLHLTFAGGSGALFDVDAFTFVTGTTSGGTGPVVGLAGKCLDVRSGATADGTQVQIYTCNGTAAQTWTRNGQTMRALGKCLDVSGAGTANGTKIQVWTCNGTGAQAWSPQADGTLLNPVSGKCLDVSGNNSADSTPVHLWTCGTGANQKWTLP
- a CDS encoding sulfotransferase family protein, translating into MLSVVAGTGRCGSTLVQELIARHPGVGFVSGLDDKLSRLNLRGRFNGRLYRGSVPRPAGMTSLRHSRRLLERGRLRVAPSEAYQLLDRQVLAGFSRPCRDLVAGDLTPFVARRLRTFFDSRIERQGCAVLLQHVTGWPRTGFLHAAYPDLRVVNVVRDGRAVANSWLQMGWWDGWRGPDNWIYGPLPGDLREEWEESGRSFPVLAALGWKMLMASFGEARAAHPAGLWLDVRYEDLIADPRGQVARTLDFLGLDWSPEFDRGFRRYEFHVGREAAYRDELTPEQVAAVERVLEKPLAEWGY
- a CDS encoding sulfotransferase family protein → MSRVRVLYLAGSGRSGSTLVTTVLGQLDGCFAAGELRYLWQRGVLDDRPCGCGLPFGNCPLWTKVVGALPPPVDAGRIAAGLRARLRMRGLPGLLRRHRAGRTAVPAHPDDAVLAALYTALAGALGPGGPGGPVIVDSSKLPPYGALLDGLPGIDLRILHVVRDPRATAFSWRRRRSLDGAPGDRLMSRPPVWKAALLWLVWNAATLRLWGRRAPDRYLRVRYEDFVADPAGTTARIAAFAGLDADRLPFTGPHEVRLDATHSVAGNPSRHRTGPVPVTDDSEWITGLSRGGYLIASTVTAPLLRRFGYPLRRPGRPPDDRPGRPGTDDRPGRPADVAGGRRSDDGEG
- a CDS encoding glycosyltransferase, producing MRVLHVNKFLYRRGGAEGYLLDLAELQRGAGDEIAYFGMRHPDNEPGLPYERHFPPYLELDPAPRGLRPRTAAAARMVWSPASRRGLARVIDDFRPDVVHLHNIYHQLSPSVLAAARSAGVPCVLTMHDYKLACPSYQLLDGAGICDACVTGGPLTAARRRCKDGSLAASGLLAVESWLHRRLRAYDPVAVFVSPSRFLADVMRRAGVYPDRLRVVNHFVDLTGLPAKATPGGGVVYAGRLSAEKGVDTLVEAAAALPPGVPVDVAGDGPARPALEASAARVAPGRVRFHGRLDKARLHALVRAAGVVAVPSRWHENQPLAVLEAFACGVPVVGTDLGGLPELVEPGVDGEIVPAGDPAALAAALTSVLADPDRALAMGAAGRRRIERDFPPALHLRRLREVYAEAAAGGTAGAGAATAAPAGGGGR